One window of Rubrivirga sp. SAORIC476 genomic DNA carries:
- a CDS encoding sensor histidine kinase, with translation MRDSVLDLLRVGLLIAVLAGPLDAQTFTRYGTEAGLPSAQVTAIERDALGFVWVGTLSGLCRLDGLAFECFRHDPDLPTSLRDDVVNPDGLHLGPHGRLWVGTGDGLQSIEPETGAFVDAAPPSLRGVSIRGVDHDEAGHLWVGTERGLVRWAPGSGASRRYRLGTDADSTAGIDGVRVGPDGAIWASTQTGLWRRAPRGGAFRRLVTAEDLPDAFALLPRADGSTWVGSYGAGLWHIEPDGRSQRVPLPPGNDRVVAVEEATPGTLWIGTWDGGLLQVEEATGTVERTFLPTPGRTDGLPNVTVIDVYHDADVGTWVATWDGLARLRPPSPFLHLRPPPGRDGLVMALAPRATGGLWVGTLAGLYTADTERTSRAWSLVPGTETMMVRAVVEAADGTLWIGTETDGVWRREAQGGRPVRAFEDLPSPLVHALATDAAGTLWIGLSNAGACASTNLRTLDRCLDASTSGGLPTDAVYTLRPGTDGSLWVGTTDRGGVRIRDGVASPLGPEDPALARTWVTSIAPTTDGAAWVGTSNGLARVGDGAVPTWVGLAEGLPHASVECVLAEDARYAWAGTGDGLARVDAETGRVASYAGPNGLPVQAFTAGPCTAAEGTLWFGTRDGVVGVVPSRFPRSRPPPPVAFTAVEVDGVARTVGTVRSTDVEAPVGTRRISLQVVGLDYVDPEGLRYAYRLGADTTWAPVDADGRLELTGLRPGRHAVQIRAINSLGVPSRRVARADVRVLAPIWQRGWFLGLVVLGVALAAYAAHRVRLGHVLALARTRQRIADDLHDDIGSRVSGLAVQLQLTSRDAPEGLAERLSAHGRQAQALAADVRDMVWVVDGRHDTLSALLQRIRQVAFDLLPEADLTLDAAPDLAPRPLSMTARRHLLLFHNEALHNIQKHACATRVRIAVVSEADGLAFTVEDDGRGFDLTAAEATGGHGLTSMRARASALGGTLTTTARPGAGTRHTLWMPTHRLQADARTPQSRDGAAPSRPPS, from the coding sequence TTGCGCGACTCCGTACTGGACCTTCTGCGAGTCGGCCTGCTGATCGCTGTCCTCGCGGGACCGCTCGATGCCCAGACCTTCACGCGGTACGGGACCGAGGCCGGTCTTCCGTCGGCACAGGTCACGGCCATCGAGCGGGACGCGCTCGGGTTCGTCTGGGTAGGCACCCTGAGCGGCCTCTGTCGCCTGGACGGGCTCGCCTTCGAGTGCTTCCGGCACGACCCGGACCTTCCCACCTCGCTCCGAGACGATGTAGTCAACCCGGACGGGCTGCACCTGGGGCCGCACGGACGCCTCTGGGTCGGCACGGGCGACGGGCTCCAGTCGATCGAGCCAGAGACGGGGGCGTTCGTCGACGCGGCCCCGCCGTCGCTCCGTGGCGTGTCGATCCGGGGCGTCGACCACGACGAAGCGGGCCACTTGTGGGTCGGGACCGAGCGAGGGCTGGTCAGGTGGGCCCCAGGCTCCGGTGCTTCGCGCCGCTACCGCCTGGGCACCGACGCCGACTCGACGGCTGGCATCGACGGAGTCCGCGTCGGGCCGGACGGGGCGATCTGGGCGAGCACCCAGACCGGGCTCTGGCGCCGTGCGCCGCGGGGCGGTGCTTTCCGGAGGCTCGTCACGGCCGAGGACCTTCCAGACGCGTTCGCCCTCCTGCCTCGCGCCGACGGCTCCACCTGGGTCGGGTCGTACGGTGCAGGGCTCTGGCACATCGAGCCCGACGGGCGAAGTCAGCGCGTCCCGCTGCCACCCGGGAATGACCGCGTCGTCGCCGTCGAGGAGGCGACGCCCGGCACCCTCTGGATCGGGACCTGGGACGGCGGCCTTCTGCAGGTGGAGGAGGCGACAGGGACCGTCGAGCGGACCTTTCTTCCCACCCCGGGACGAACCGATGGCCTGCCGAACGTGACCGTCATCGACGTTTACCACGACGCCGATGTGGGGACGTGGGTGGCCACGTGGGACGGCCTCGCCCGCCTCCGTCCGCCGTCGCCCTTCCTCCACCTGCGCCCGCCGCCGGGGCGCGACGGCCTCGTCATGGCGCTGGCCCCACGTGCCACGGGCGGCCTCTGGGTCGGGACGCTGGCGGGCCTCTACACCGCCGACACCGAGCGGACATCGCGCGCCTGGTCGCTCGTCCCTGGCACCGAGACCATGATGGTGCGCGCCGTCGTAGAGGCGGCCGATGGCACCCTCTGGATCGGCACCGAAACCGACGGCGTCTGGCGCCGGGAGGCCCAGGGCGGAAGGCCCGTCCGGGCGTTCGAGGATCTTCCCAGCCCCCTCGTCCACGCCCTCGCGACCGATGCGGCCGGTACCCTGTGGATCGGGCTCTCGAACGCGGGCGCCTGCGCGTCGACGAACCTCCGCACCCTGGACCGTTGCCTCGACGCCTCCACCTCGGGGGGCCTCCCCACGGACGCCGTCTACACGCTCCGTCCCGGTACGGATGGCAGCCTCTGGGTCGGCACCACGGACCGAGGCGGGGTCCGGATCCGCGACGGCGTGGCGTCCCCGCTGGGACCGGAAGACCCCGCTCTGGCGCGGACCTGGGTGACCTCGATCGCACCGACGACCGATGGCGCAGCCTGGGTCGGGACCTCGAACGGCCTCGCCCGTGTCGGCGACGGGGCCGTCCCCACCTGGGTGGGCCTCGCGGAGGGCCTCCCCCACGCGAGCGTCGAGTGCGTGCTCGCGGAGGACGCGCGATACGCCTGGGCGGGCACCGGCGACGGCCTCGCCCGCGTCGACGCCGAGACCGGGCGGGTCGCGTCGTACGCCGGACCCAACGGGCTCCCTGTGCAGGCCTTCACCGCGGGCCCCTGTACCGCGGCCGAGGGCACGCTGTGGTTCGGCACGCGCGACGGGGTCGTGGGCGTGGTGCCGTCCCGGTTTCCGCGTTCGCGCCCGCCGCCGCCGGTCGCGTTCACCGCCGTCGAGGTGGACGGGGTCGCGCGCACGGTGGGGACGGTCCGCTCCACCGATGTCGAGGCGCCGGTGGGCACGCGGCGGATCTCGCTCCAGGTGGTCGGCCTGGACTACGTCGACCCCGAAGGCCTCCGGTATGCCTACCGGCTCGGCGCAGACACCACGTGGGCCCCGGTCGATGCCGACGGGCGGCTGGAACTGACGGGGCTCCGCCCGGGCCGCCATGCCGTCCAGATCCGCGCCATCAACAGCCTGGGCGTTCCGAGCCGCCGGGTCGCGCGGGCCGACGTCCGAGTCCTCGCCCCCATCTGGCAACGAGGCTGGTTCCTCGGGCTCGTCGTGCTGGGAGTGGCCCTCGCCGCCTATGCGGCCCACCGGGTCCGCCTCGGTCACGTGCTCGCCCTCGCGCGCACCCGCCAGCGCATCGCGGACGACCTCCACGACGACATCGGGAGCCGCGTCAGCGGGCTCGCCGTCCAGCTCCAGCTCACGAGCCGGGACGCGCCCGAGGGGCTCGCGGAGCGCCTCTCGGCCCATGGCCGGCAGGCCCAGGCGCTCGCCGCCGACGTGCGGGACATGGTCTGGGTGGTGGATGGCCGCCACGACACCCTCTCGGCCCTCCTCCAGCGCATCCGGCAGGTGGCGTTCGACCTCCTCCCCGAGGCCGACCTCACGCTGGACGCCGCTCCCGACCTCGCCCCCCGGCCCCTCTCGATGACGGCTCGGCGGCACCTGCTCCTCTTCCACAACGAGGCGCTCCACAACATCCAGAAGCACGCCTGCGCGACGCGCGTCCGCATCGCTGTCGTCTCCGAGGCGGACGGGCTCGCCTTCACCGTCGAGGATGACGGGCGCGGCTTCGACCTCACGGCCGCCGAGGCGACCGGCGGGCACGGCCTCACGAGCATGCGCGCCCGAGCGAGCGCCCTCGGCGGCACGCTGACCACCACGGCACGGCCCGGCGCGGGCACCCGGCACACCCTCTGGATGCCCACGCACCGGCTCCAGGCCGACGCTCGGACCCCGCAGTCGCGCGATGGCGCCGCGCCGTCTCGGCCGCCATCTTGA
- a CDS encoding YcaO-like family protein — MPLSTRWMLSPAHRLRSLPDHCVEVLDTDHESTIYTDPTASVLLSLVEGAPSPRSRTTRRVLRRLSRSGLALRLPAGLAPSVARRWLRLGVPLEQARRAIDTPLALHEATPRCPSLNTAFLALGLRVADSPSRATLTVLAAPDLALTLRSASPSPGPTVAIQTARVSPFEVWLEPGRTACLACLRAHLLRSDRTADLAEAALPAPVLSPDAIAERVAIGLATRAWDVPHALLQPLPSVPTPPTRPCLVQRRPACPACGRAGAPPRPPVLVPRPKAPGSHRWRPLAWARSLASDLQHAIGGVVRDLPAGSRTLPPEAYAPLHVRRVRHAAPLARPSLTAIRATTGLTAGGSGGSPAEATVAAVFEGIERASGFFPGADGFRFAHAGALGEDAVVPNAVLQFSDAQFETRDAWNRTAHPFLRVPERFDPARPTHWVQAWSLAEPGAFRWVPCGLAFYAYPFADQPTYAYADSNGCASGSCLEEAALYGAVELVERDSVALWHRSRSQRPALDAASIDSPLAQSLLAATRRRGRAVEILDVSTEIGLATFVAVSVRPDAPHGVALGFGAHLSPRTAAEKALQEMHLMAVETDHPDGPGSAFDWAETVCLDDHPFLLPHPGLPRIDLGALPDLTTGDLRDDLDAVVARLAAAGLSAYLIDQTHPHVGVPTARVVVPGLVHFWRRLGGARVRDVATATGWQTCSSAWEAADALELTT, encoded by the coding sequence ATGCCTCTCTCTACCCGTTGGATGCTGTCACCGGCGCACCGTCTCCGCTCGCTGCCCGACCACTGCGTGGAGGTGCTGGACACCGACCACGAGTCCACCATCTACACCGACCCCACCGCTTCCGTCCTCCTGTCTCTCGTGGAGGGGGCGCCATCCCCTCGGAGCCGCACCACCCGACGCGTGCTCCGCCGTCTCTCCCGATCCGGCCTCGCCCTGCGCCTCCCGGCTGGCCTCGCCCCGTCGGTGGCCCGCCGCTGGCTCCGCCTCGGCGTGCCGCTGGAGCAGGCCCGCCGCGCGATCGACACGCCGCTCGCCCTTCACGAGGCGACGCCTCGCTGCCCCTCCCTGAACACGGCATTCCTCGCGCTGGGGCTTCGGGTGGCGGACTCCCCCTCGCGGGCCACGCTCACCGTGCTCGCCGCGCCCGATCTCGCCCTCACCCTCCGTTCTGCCTCGCCCTCGCCCGGCCCCACCGTGGCGATCCAGACCGCCAGGGTCTCGCCGTTCGAGGTCTGGCTGGAGCCCGGCCGCACGGCGTGCCTCGCCTGTCTGCGCGCCCACCTCCTCCGGTCGGACCGCACCGCCGACCTCGCCGAGGCGGCCCTCCCGGCTCCCGTCCTGTCGCCCGACGCCATCGCCGAACGGGTCGCCATCGGACTCGCGACCCGTGCCTGGGACGTTCCGCATGCGCTCCTCCAGCCTCTCCCGAGCGTGCCGACCCCACCGACGCGCCCCTGCCTCGTTCAGCGGCGCCCGGCCTGCCCGGCGTGCGGGAGGGCAGGAGCGCCTCCCCGCCCGCCGGTGCTCGTCCCGAGGCCCAAGGCGCCGGGCTCCCACCGCTGGCGGCCTCTCGCCTGGGCACGATCCCTCGCCAGCGACCTCCAGCACGCCATCGGAGGCGTGGTCCGCGACCTGCCCGCCGGATCTCGGACGCTTCCGCCGGAGGCCTACGCGCCGCTCCACGTCCGCCGGGTCCGGCACGCGGCCCCGCTCGCCCGGCCCTCGCTGACCGCCATCCGCGCCACGACCGGGCTCACCGCGGGCGGCTCCGGAGGCTCGCCGGCGGAGGCGACCGTGGCCGCGGTGTTCGAAGGCATCGAGCGAGCGTCCGGTTTCTTCCCGGGCGCCGACGGCTTCCGGTTCGCGCATGCCGGTGCGCTTGGGGAAGACGCCGTCGTCCCGAACGCCGTCCTCCAATTCAGCGACGCTCAGTTCGAGACGCGGGACGCGTGGAACCGCACCGCCCACCCGTTCCTCCGCGTCCCCGAGCGCTTCGATCCTGCCCGGCCGACGCACTGGGTGCAGGCCTGGAGCCTCGCCGAGCCCGGCGCTTTCCGGTGGGTCCCCTGCGGCCTCGCCTTTTACGCGTATCCCTTCGCCGACCAGCCGACGTACGCCTACGCCGACAGCAACGGCTGTGCGTCGGGGTCCTGCCTGGAGGAGGCCGCGCTCTACGGCGCCGTCGAACTCGTCGAACGGGACAGCGTCGCCCTGTGGCACCGCTCCAGGAGCCAGCGCCCGGCCCTCGACGCGGCATCCATCGACTCCCCACTCGCGCAGTCGCTCCTGGCCGCCACCCGGCGCCGAGGCCGGGCGGTCGAGATCCTGGATGTGAGCACGGAGATCGGACTCGCCACCTTCGTCGCGGTCTCCGTCCGGCCCGATGCGCCTCACGGCGTCGCGCTCGGCTTCGGGGCGCACCTCTCCCCGCGCACCGCTGCGGAGAAGGCCCTTCAGGAGATGCACCTGATGGCGGTCGAGACCGACCATCCGGACGGACCCGGCAGCGCGTTCGACTGGGCCGAGACTGTCTGCCTGGACGATCACCCGTTCCTCCTCCCCCACCCCGGCCTCCCGCGGATCGACCTCGGCGCGCTCCCCGACCTCACCACGGGCGACCTCCGCGACGACCTCGACGCAGTCGTGGCCCGTCTTGCGGCAGCAGGACTCTCCGCGTACCTGATCGACCAGACGCACCCGCACGTCGGCGTGCCGACGGCCCGCGTGGTGGTCCCCGGCCTGGTTCACTTCTGGCGCCGACTCGGCGGGGCACGCGTCCGGGACGTTGCGACGGCAACGGGGTGGCAGACCTGCTCCTCAGCCTGGGAGGCCGCTGACGCCCTCGAACTCACGACCTGA
- a CDS encoding formylglycine-generating enzyme family protein — MSHRLALLLVLGLGLGACADAPTEAPTPAAADTVVVDLTVPDGVTVPEGMAYVPGGTTRIGVLPGEGGMPHEKPVFAAEVSPFLLDRSPVTVARFRAFVEATGFDTQAEAFGDGAVMDQTQGSWGLVPGATWRQPRGPEGPEAPDDHPVTQVSWTDAVAFCTWDGGRLPTEVEWEHAARGAGDDRSPYAWGDALDEGGRARANTWTGSFPAGDDGSDGYRDGTSPVGAFGATPLGLTDLGGNVWEWTASWYQPYPLGPDGGVSLGMASTAGEPERVQRGGSFLCHPSYCHGYRVSARSHATPESSFAHVGFRCARDLPEAGVAAR, encoded by the coding sequence GTGTCACACCGCCTCGCTCTTCTGCTCGTCCTCGGCCTCGGCCTCGGCGCCTGCGCCGACGCGCCCACCGAGGCGCCGACACCCGCCGCCGCCGACACGGTTGTCGTCGACCTGACCGTCCCGGATGGCGTGACCGTGCCCGAGGGGATGGCTTACGTGCCGGGCGGGACGACGCGCATCGGGGTGCTGCCGGGCGAGGGCGGGATGCCGCACGAGAAGCCCGTCTTCGCGGCCGAGGTCTCGCCCTTCCTGCTGGACCGCTCGCCCGTCACCGTCGCCCGCTTTCGCGCCTTCGTCGAGGCGACGGGCTTCGACACACAGGCCGAGGCCTTCGGCGATGGCGCGGTGATGGACCAGACGCAGGGCTCCTGGGGCCTCGTGCCCGGCGCGACGTGGCGCCAGCCTCGCGGCCCGGAGGGTCCCGAGGCGCCCGACGACCACCCCGTCACGCAGGTCTCGTGGACGGACGCGGTCGCGTTCTGCACGTGGGACGGCGGGCGCCTGCCCACCGAGGTCGAGTGGGAGCACGCCGCACGCGGCGCGGGCGACGACCGCAGCCCCTACGCATGGGGCGACGCCCTCGACGAGGGCGGCCGGGCCCGCGCCAACACCTGGACCGGCTCCTTCCCTGCCGGCGATGACGGATCTGACGGATACCGCGATGGCACCAGCCCGGTCGGCGCCTTCGGCGCGACGCCCCTCGGCCTGACCGACCTGGGCGGCAACGTCTGGGAGTGGACGGCCTCCTGGTACCAGCCCTACCCGCTCGGCCCCGACGGCGGCGTCAGCCTCGGCATGGCGAGCACCGCGGGCGAGCCGGAGCGCGTCCAGCGAGGCGGCTCGTTCCTCTGCCACCCGTCGTACTGCCACGGCTACCGCGTCAGCGCCCGGAGCCACGCGACCCCGGAGTCGTCGTTCGCGCATGTCGGCTTCCGGTGTGCCCGCGACCTGCCCGAGGCGGGAGTGGCTGCCCGATAG
- the dinB gene encoding DNA polymerase IV — MDAFFASVAQRDDPSLRGLPVVVGGRSGRGVVAAASYEARVFGIHSAMPMMHARRRCPDLVIVPPDGAAYREASEQVRAIFDRYAELVEPLSIDEAYLDVTEPLTGPASGTLVAQAIRAEIVQATGLTSSAGVSFGKFLAKTASGMAKPDGLRVITPEEAPGVLADLAVEDFHGVGPATARRLRALGIETGADLQARSEDEMREALGKVGGWLARVVRCQDDRPVRPHRVRKSVGTERTFRRDVRGAEALAEKLVPIAEELARRLARHRLAGRTVTLKLKSADFQITQRSATLPGPVATEAELMGVGLALLHRPAPPKGALRLVGLTISALVPADGGRQLVFPFALPGA; from the coding sequence ATGGACGCGTTTTTCGCGTCGGTGGCGCAGCGCGACGACCCGTCGCTACGCGGCCTCCCGGTCGTCGTCGGCGGGCGGAGCGGGCGGGGTGTGGTCGCGGCGGCCAGCTACGAGGCTCGCGTGTTCGGCATCCACAGCGCCATGCCGATGATGCACGCGCGGCGCCGCTGCCCGGACCTCGTCATCGTGCCGCCGGACGGCGCGGCGTACCGCGAGGCGAGCGAGCAGGTCCGCGCCATCTTCGACCGCTACGCCGAACTGGTGGAGCCGCTGTCCATCGACGAGGCCTACCTGGACGTGACCGAGCCGCTGACGGGCCCGGCCTCGGGGACGCTTGTGGCGCAGGCCATCCGCGCCGAGATCGTCCAGGCGACGGGGCTGACGTCCAGCGCGGGCGTCTCGTTCGGGAAGTTCCTCGCCAAGACCGCCTCGGGGATGGCCAAGCCCGACGGCCTCCGCGTCATCACGCCCGAGGAGGCGCCCGGCGTGCTGGCCGACCTCGCCGTCGAGGACTTCCACGGCGTCGGCCCGGCGACGGCGCGTCGGCTCCGTGCCCTCGGCATCGAGACCGGCGCCGACCTGCAGGCGCGCTCCGAGGACGAAATGCGCGAGGCGCTCGGCAAGGTCGGCGGGTGGCTCGCGCGCGTCGTCCGCTGCCAGGACGACCGGCCGGTGCGCCCGCACCGCGTCCGCAAGTCGGTCGGCACCGAGCGGACGTTCCGGCGCGACGTGCGCGGCGCGGAGGCTCTCGCCGAGAAGCTGGTGCCCATCGCGGAGGAACTGGCTCGCCGCCTCGCGCGCCACCGCCTCGCCGGGCGGACGGTCACGCTCAAGCTCAAGAGCGCCGACTTCCAGATCACGCAGCGCAGCGCCACGCTTCCTGGCCCCGTCGCCACCGAGGCGGAGTTGATGGGCGTCGGCCTGGCGCTGCTTCACCGGCCCGCGCCCCCGAAGGGCGCCCTTCGTCTCGTCGGGCTCACCATTTCGGCGCTGGTGCCCGCCGACGGCGGGCGGCAGCTCGTCTTTCCATTCGCCCTGCCCGGCGCCTGA
- a CDS encoding DoxX family protein, producing MSVVLWILQVVLAVVFLAVGGLKLAKPKEALLPTMGVLAAYRPLSIKAIGLSEVLGAVGLILPLLIGMGGLVPWAAFGLACVMVAAMIAHGEHGEWKKVAPPAGLLLLALVVMYGRSAHLPL from the coding sequence ATGTCTGTCGTCCTCTGGATTCTCCAGGTCGTTCTCGCCGTCGTCTTCCTCGCCGTCGGCGGGCTCAAGCTCGCGAAGCCCAAGGAGGCCCTGCTCCCTACGATGGGCGTCCTCGCGGCCTACCGACCGCTCTCGATCAAGGCGATCGGGCTGTCTGAGGTGCTCGGCGCGGTCGGCCTGATCCTGCCGCTGCTGATCGGGATGGGCGGCCTCGTGCCGTGGGCGGCGTTCGGGCTGGCGTGCGTGATGGTGGCCGCGATGATCGCCCACGGCGAGCACGGCGAATGGAAGAAGGTGGCGCCTCCGGCAGGGCTCCTGCTGCTGGCGCTCGTGGTGATGTACGGCCGCAGCGCGCACCTGCCGCTCTAG
- a CDS encoding GlsB/YeaQ/YmgE family stress response membrane protein, translating into MITGLIFWIVVGAIAGFLAEKIMKADMGLGMNIVVGIVGALIGGFLITQVLGFGDGEGLIESIVVATLGAVILLWAINKFKESKAA; encoded by the coding sequence ATGATTACTGGTCTCATCTTCTGGATCGTCGTCGGCGCCATCGCCGGGTTCCTCGCGGAGAAAATCATGAAGGCCGACATGGGCCTCGGCATGAACATCGTCGTCGGCATCGTCGGCGCGCTCATCGGCGGTTTCCTGATCACCCAGGTCCTCGGCTTCGGGGACGGCGAGGGCCTGATCGAGAGCATCGTCGTGGCCACGCTCGGCGCAGTCATCCTGCTCTGGGCCATCAACAAGTTCAAGGAGTCGAAGGCGGCCTGA
- a CDS encoding phosphoglucomutase/phosphomannomutase family protein codes for MREITFGTDGWRAVIAEDYTFDNLTRVARATAAWVQQQDAGDGSVVIGYDTRFQGAAFAKHVACVFASAGVRVALANSFATTPAVSWATADRGATAGIVITASHNPPEYNGFKIKSHVGGPATPAMIAEVEAELPNAKGRFKIKEFGDLCDEALIETFDLQTAYTGLLGEKIDVEAIKEAGTRVAYDAMYGAGQSVVTELLGKPRVVELGHELNPGMHGQAPEPIERNLGALLEAVPASHCAVGLATDGDADRIGLVDEEGAFVDSHKILALLVKYLHEEKGLRGDIVKTFSTTDMLDRMGEAYGLTVHTTPIGFKYVGPMMVEGDVLVGGEESGGMAVKGHLPERDGLFIGLTVVEMMVKRERTLSGLVRELMDEFGPHYQSRTDLHTTEARKQAVLAQLSGDGLATVDGKPVTATETIDGFKFRVDGGWLMFRASGTEPVLRVYSEAASQDAADALVAWGVGFVEGDA; via the coding sequence ATGCGCGAGATCACATTCGGAACGGACGGCTGGCGCGCCGTCATCGCCGAGGACTACACGTTCGACAACCTCACTCGGGTGGCCCGTGCGACCGCCGCGTGGGTGCAGCAGCAGGACGCGGGCGACGGCTCGGTCGTGATCGGCTACGACACGCGCTTCCAGGGCGCCGCCTTCGCGAAGCACGTCGCGTGCGTGTTCGCCTCGGCCGGTGTCCGGGTGGCCCTCGCCAACAGCTTCGCGACGACGCCCGCCGTCTCCTGGGCGACCGCCGACCGCGGCGCCACGGCAGGCATCGTCATCACGGCGAGCCACAACCCGCCCGAGTACAACGGCTTCAAGATCAAGTCGCACGTCGGCGGCCCGGCGACGCCCGCCATGATCGCCGAGGTGGAGGCCGAGCTGCCGAACGCCAAGGGCCGGTTCAAGATCAAGGAGTTCGGCGACCTCTGCGACGAGGCGCTGATCGAGACGTTCGACCTCCAGACGGCCTACACGGGGCTGCTCGGCGAGAAGATCGACGTGGAGGCCATCAAGGAAGCGGGCACGCGCGTCGCCTATGACGCCATGTACGGCGCTGGGCAGAGCGTGGTGACCGAGCTTCTCGGCAAGCCGCGCGTCGTGGAGCTGGGCCACGAGCTCAACCCCGGCATGCACGGCCAGGCGCCGGAGCCCATCGAGCGCAACCTCGGCGCCCTGCTGGAGGCGGTCCCGGCGAGCCACTGCGCCGTCGGCCTCGCCACGGACGGCGACGCAGACCGGATCGGGCTGGTGGACGAAGAGGGCGCCTTCGTCGACTCCCACAAGATCCTGGCGCTGCTCGTCAAGTACCTCCACGAGGAGAAGGGCCTCCGTGGGGACATCGTCAAGACGTTCTCCACGACCGACATGCTCGACCGGATGGGCGAGGCGTACGGCCTCACCGTCCACACGACGCCGATCGGGTTCAAGTACGTCGGGCCGATGATGGTCGAGGGCGACGTGCTGGTCGGCGGTGAGGAGTCGGGCGGGATGGCCGTCAAGGGCCACCTCCCCGAGCGCGACGGCCTGTTCATCGGCCTCACCGTCGTCGAGATGATGGTCAAGCGCGAGCGGACCCTCTCGGGCCTCGTCCGCGAGCTGATGGACGAGTTCGGGCCGCACTACCAGAGCCGCACCGACCTCCACACGACCGAGGCGCGCAAGCAGGCGGTCCTCGCACAGCTCTCCGGCGACGGCCTCGCTACGGTGGACGGCAAGCCGGTGACGGCGACCGAGACCATCGACGGCTTCAAGTTCCGCGTCGACGGCGGCTGGCTGATGTTCCGCGCATCGGGCACGGAGCCGGTGCTGCGGGTGTACTCGGAGGCCGCCAGCCAGGACGCTGCCGACGCGCTCGTGGCGTGGGGCGTCGGGTTCGTCGAAGGCGACGCCTAA
- the ettA gene encoding energy-dependent translational throttle protein EttA: MSDQKIIFSMLGVGKTLPTGKKILDNIYLSFYYGAKIGVLGLNGAGKSTLLRIIAGQDDKHDGEIQKQPGLTIGMLEQEPDLGDPSRTVKEVVEEGMAEAVGLLKRYEEISNAFAEPDADFDALIAEQGKVQEDIDRLGAWDVDARLQQAMDALHCPPADAPIGPLSGGEKRRVALVRLLLQAPDVLLLDEPTNHLDARSVAWLEQHLAGYEGTVIAVTHDRYFLDNVAGWILELDRGKGIPFEGNYTSWLEQKEARLKQEEKDASKRQKTIHQELEWVRQNAKGQRTKSKARIARYEELQAGLSEEKRDELEIYIPPGPRLGNVVVQAEGVKKGYGDRTLVEDLTFDLPPGGIVGIVGPNGAGKTTLFRMITGQEQPDAGSFRVGETVQLGYVNQERDLDPDKTVWQVISGGADFIQLGTKEVNSRAYVGRFNFGGADQQKKVGTLSGGERGRLQLAVTLKEGANVLLLDEPTNDLDVNTLRALEEALLAFGGCAVVISHDRWFLNRVATHILAFEEGGVFFYPGNYAEYEADRKVRLGVPDDEPTGPHRRLTRA; encoded by the coding sequence GTGAGCGACCAGAAAATCATCTTCTCCATGCTCGGCGTCGGCAAGACCCTGCCGACGGGCAAGAAGATCCTCGACAACATCTACCTGTCGTTTTACTACGGCGCCAAGATCGGCGTGCTGGGACTGAACGGCGCGGGCAAGTCGACCCTGCTGCGCATCATCGCAGGCCAGGACGACAAGCACGACGGCGAGATCCAGAAGCAGCCGGGCCTGACGATCGGGATGCTGGAGCAGGAGCCCGACCTGGGCGACCCGAGCCGGACCGTCAAGGAGGTCGTCGAGGAGGGCATGGCCGAGGCCGTCGGCCTGCTGAAGCGCTATGAGGAGATCTCGAACGCGTTCGCCGAGCCCGATGCCGACTTCGACGCGCTCATTGCCGAGCAGGGCAAGGTCCAGGAAGACATCGACCGCCTCGGCGCGTGGGACGTGGACGCCCGCCTCCAGCAGGCCATGGACGCGCTCCACTGCCCGCCGGCCGACGCGCCCATCGGGCCGCTCTCCGGTGGCGAGAAGCGCCGCGTGGCGCTCGTCCGCCTCCTGCTCCAGGCGCCCGACGTGCTCCTGCTCGACGAGCCGACCAACCACCTCGACGCGCGCTCGGTCGCATGGCTGGAGCAGCACCTCGCGGGCTACGAGGGCACGGTCATCGCCGTGACGCACGACCGCTACTTCCTCGACAACGTCGCCGGGTGGATCCTGGAGCTCGACCGCGGCAAGGGCATCCCGTTCGAGGGCAACTACACGTCCTGGCTGGAGCAGAAGGAGGCCCGTCTCAAGCAGGAGGAGAAGGACGCATCCAAGCGTCAGAAGACGATCCACCAGGAGCTCGAGTGGGTCCGCCAGAACGCCAAGGGGCAGCGCACCAAGTCGAAGGCCCGCATCGCGCGCTACGAGGAGCTCCAGGCGGGGCTCTCCGAGGAGAAGCGTGACGAACTTGAGATCTACATCCCGCCAGGCCCCCGCCTCGGCAACGTCGTGGTGCAGGCCGAGGGCGTCAAGAAGGGCTACGGCGACCGGACGCTGGTCGAGGACCTGACGTTCGACCTGCCGCCGGGCGGCATCGTCGGCATCGTCGGGCCCAACGGCGCGGGCAAGACGACGCTCTTCCGCATGATCACCGGCCAGGAACAGCCCGACGCGGGCAGCTTCCGCGTCGGCGAGACGGTGCAGCTGGGCTACGTCAACCAGGAGCGTGACCTCGACCCCGACAAGACCGTCTGGCAGGTCATCTCTGGCGGCGCCGACTTCATCCAGCTCGGCACCAAGGAGGTCAACTCCCGCGCCTACGTCGGCCGGTTCAACTTCGGCGGGGCCGACCAGCAGAAGAAGGTGGGCACGCTGTCCGGCGGTGAGCGCGGACGGCTCCAGCTGGCGGTCACGCTCAAGGAGGGCGCCAACGTGCTCCTGCTCGACGAGCCGACCAACGACCTCGATGTCAACACGCTGCGTGCGCTAGAGGAGGCGCTGCTGGCGTTCGGCGGCTGCGCGGTGGTCATCTCCCACGACCGCTGGTTCCTGAACCGCGTCGCGACCCACATCCTGGCCTTCGAGGAAGGGGGCGTGTTCTTCTATCCCGGCAACTACGCCGAGTACGAAGCCGACCGGAAGGTCCGCCTCGGCGTGCCCGACGACGAGCCCACTGGACCGCACCGCCGCCTGACGCGGGCGTAG